The following proteins are encoded in a genomic region of Labilithrix sp.:
- a CDS encoding HlyC/CorC family transporter: protein MAPPLGPIALAVTAAAVGSLFAAADAALTSLPEARLQTLVEDKDPAFTRYAESRLRLLSRWLVVRVTAISLAAVVLADTFNPFARPAISALVAVVVSVLTYATFAEIFGTIARRRPEEVGRLALRLLKPFELVVLPVAEPLAMLARFVGTKVPDAPTNADARLTETEVEWIVAQGEKAGALEKEPATMIRNVLDFKNLMAREVMVPRRHMSTIHIDLSLDQVLEHVIKDGHSRYPVYRDTPDNVIGLLYVKDLFDVVRAGMLTAKKLDDLIRKPVLFVTEGQGALSVLREMRSRRLHLAIVTDEFGGTGGLVTLEDIIEEIVGDIRDEYDTDEANITKLADGRFVADAAMPIEELEKAIGTKLPEEGDFESIGGLVVHRVGRVPEVGATVQLDGYKLIVREANETHVMKVEIVRAEPELAPPAETSAP, encoded by the coding sequence TTGGCGCCCCCCCTCGGACCGATAGCTCTGGCCGTCACCGCGGCCGCCGTCGGCTCGCTCTTCGCCGCTGCGGATGCGGCGCTGACCTCGCTGCCCGAGGCGCGCCTGCAGACCCTCGTCGAGGACAAGGACCCGGCGTTCACGCGCTACGCGGAGTCGCGGCTCCGCCTCCTCTCGCGCTGGCTCGTCGTCCGCGTCACCGCGATCAGCCTCGCCGCGGTCGTCCTCGCCGACACCTTCAACCCGTTCGCGCGGCCCGCGATCTCCGCGCTCGTCGCGGTCGTCGTCTCGGTCCTCACCTACGCGACGTTCGCCGAGATCTTCGGGACGATCGCGCGCCGCCGCCCGGAGGAGGTCGGCCGCCTCGCGCTGCGACTCCTGAAGCCGTTCGAGCTCGTCGTCCTCCCCGTCGCCGAGCCGCTCGCGATGCTCGCCCGCTTCGTCGGCACGAAGGTCCCCGACGCGCCGACCAACGCCGACGCGCGGCTCACCGAGACGGAGGTGGAGTGGATCGTCGCCCAGGGCGAGAAGGCGGGCGCGCTCGAGAAAGAGCCGGCGACGATGATCCGCAACGTGCTCGACTTCAAGAACCTGATGGCACGCGAGGTCATGGTCCCGCGCCGGCACATGTCCACGATCCACATCGACCTCTCGCTCGACCAGGTGCTCGAGCACGTCATCAAGGACGGCCACTCGCGCTACCCCGTCTACCGCGACACGCCCGACAACGTGATCGGCCTCCTCTACGTGAAGGACCTGTTCGACGTCGTCCGCGCGGGCATGCTCACCGCGAAGAAGCTCGACGACCTCATCCGGAAGCCGGTCCTCTTCGTGACCGAGGGGCAGGGCGCGCTCAGCGTGCTGCGGGAGATGCGGAGCCGCCGCCTCCACCTCGCGATCGTCACCGACGAGTTCGGCGGCACCGGCGGCCTCGTGACGCTCGAGGACATCATCGAGGAGATCGTCGGCGACATCCGCGACGAGTACGACACGGACGAGGCGAACATCACGAAGCTCGCCGACGGCCGCTTCGTCGCCGACGCGGCGATGCCGATCGAGGAGCTCGAGAAGGCGATCGGGACCAAGCTCCCCGAGGAGGGCGACTTCGAGTCGATCGGCGGCCTCGTCGTCCACCGCGTCGGCCGCGTGCCCGAGGTCGGGGCGACGGTGCAGCTCGACGGGTACAAGCTGATCGTGCGCGAGGCGAACGAGACGCACGTGATGAAGGTCGAGATCGTCCGCGCCGAGCCCGAGCTCGCCCCTCCCGCCGAGACCTCCGCGCCATGA
- a CDS encoding aminodeoxychorismate/anthranilate synthase component II, translated as MRVLVIDNYDSFTFNLVQYLGELGAESRVVKNDEVDAAAVAAAAVDGVLVSPGPCTPSDAGVSLAAITHAKVPLFGVCLGHQSIGQAFGGKVVRAERLMHGRTSPILHEGKGVFAGLPSPFEATRYHSLLVERSSLPDCLEVTAWTAEGEIMGLAHKTQPIEGVQFHPESVLTTHGKQLVANWVARLARA; from the coding sequence ATGAGGGTGCTCGTCATCGACAACTACGACTCGTTCACCTTCAACCTGGTCCAGTACCTGGGCGAGCTCGGGGCCGAGTCGAGGGTGGTGAAGAACGACGAGGTCGACGCGGCGGCCGTCGCGGCGGCGGCGGTGGACGGGGTCCTCGTCTCCCCCGGGCCGTGCACGCCGTCCGACGCCGGTGTGTCCCTCGCCGCGATCACGCACGCGAAGGTCCCGCTCTTCGGCGTGTGCCTCGGCCACCAGTCGATCGGCCAGGCCTTCGGCGGCAAGGTGGTCCGCGCCGAGCGCCTGATGCACGGGCGCACGTCGCCGATCCTCCACGAGGGCAAGGGCGTCTTCGCGGGCCTCCCCTCGCCCTTCGAGGCGACGCGTTATCACTCCCTCCTCGTCGAGCGGAGCTCCCTCCCCGACTGCCTCGAGGTCACGGCCTGGACGGCGGAGGGCGAGATCATGGGCCTCGCGCACAAGACGCAGCCGATCGAGGGCGTGCAGTTCCACCCCGAGAGCGTCCTGACTACGCACGGCAAGCAGCTCGTCGCGAACTGGGTCGCCCGGCTCGCGCGCGCATGA